A stretch of the Alphaproteobacteria bacterium genome encodes the following:
- a CDS encoding HlyD family type I secretion periplasmic adaptor subunit has product MTRVINADDGGALIPTEDPQISWHQILEEERQASRQSLRKPIIAGLAVIILGFGGFLTWGFTAELDSAAVATGSVIVDSKKKVVNHYEGGILKKLLVEEGEKVTAGQTLALLDGTRSESELGQLRGERFGLMAKLARLRSEQRGQESISFAQELVASDEQYVADILSDEQSLFSKRKEVYAAKRNAQAKQIQQFEAEAQALESQIDARTRQEKLVAEQLQGIRQLADKGFATRTQLVEVENNWSDLVGDMGEFKAQKAAAQQQKAEAEINLASIEMEWQSDIATEIQEAQIALNDVTQRIRASQDVLNRLEVKAPQGGTVANIQIRTPGGVISPAEPIMDIIPEDEPLVIEARINRQDIDSVHVGSKAQIRLTAYSQRRLAPLEGEVLYVAPDQTVDEQRDSSYYILRAAIAPEELAKREGIKLRPGMPANILVLKTPRKAIDYLIDPIVQSMDRAFREE; this is encoded by the coding sequence ATGACCCGTGTCATCAATGCCGACGATGGCGGTGCACTTATTCCGACCGAAGATCCGCAAATCTCCTGGCATCAGATTCTCGAAGAGGAACGCCAGGCTTCACGCCAAAGTCTGCGCAAACCGATCATTGCCGGGCTTGCTGTTATCATCCTTGGGTTTGGTGGCTTTCTGACCTGGGGCTTTACCGCCGAGCTTGATAGTGCGGCTGTCGCCACCGGTTCGGTGATTGTCGACTCCAAGAAAAAGGTCGTGAACCACTATGAGGGCGGCATTCTCAAAAAGCTGCTGGTTGAAGAAGGCGAAAAGGTCACGGCGGGGCAGACGCTGGCGCTGCTGGACGGGACACGTAGTGAATCCGAACTTGGGCAACTGCGTGGGGAGCGATTCGGTCTGATGGCCAAACTGGCACGGCTGCGTTCTGAGCAGCGTGGTCAGGAAAGCATCTCCTTTGCGCAGGAGCTTGTCGCAAGTGACGAACAATATGTCGCCGATATCCTAAGTGATGAGCAAAGCCTGTTTAGCAAGCGCAAGGAGGTTTATGCCGCCAAGCGCAACGCACAGGCAAAACAGATCCAACAGTTTGAAGCCGAGGCACAGGCACTGGAATCGCAAATCGATGCCCGGACCCGTCAGGAAAAGCTTGTTGCCGAGCAGCTTCAAGGCATCCGGCAACTGGCAGACAAGGGTTTTGCAACACGGACCCAGCTGGTTGAAGTAGAAAACAACTGGTCAGACCTTGTCGGGGATATGGGCGAGTTCAAGGCGCAAAAAGCCGCCGCCCAGCAACAAAAGGCCGAGGCGGAAATCAATCTCGCCTCGATTGAAATGGAATGGCAAAGCGACATCGCCACTGAAATTCAGGAAGCCCAGATTGCCCTGAATGATGTCACGCAACGTATTCGTGCCAGTCAGGACGTGCTTAACCGTCTTGAGGTCAAAGCACCGCAAGGCGGAACTGTGGCCAACATCCAGATCAGAACACCCGGCGGTGTGATCAGCCCGGCAGAGCCCATCATGGATATCATCCCCGAAGACGAACCGCTTGTGATCGAAGCACGGATCAACCGGCAGGATATCGACTCGGTCCATGTCGGATCAAAAGCGCAGATTCGCCTGACGGCTTATAGCCAGCGGCGCCTTGCCCCGCTTGAAGGTGAAGTGCTTTATGTCGCACCTGACCAGACTGTCGACGAGCAGCGCGACAGTTCCTATTACATTTTGCGCGCGGCGATCGCACCAGAAGAGCTGGCAAAACGCGAAGGGATCAAATTGCGGCCCGGGATGCCGGCAAATATTCTGGTTCTCAAAACCCCGCGCAAGGCAATTGACTACCTTATCGACCCGATTGTCCAGAGCATGGACCGGGCTTTCCGCGAAGAATAA